The genomic segment CGAACGTATAAAactcaaaatatataaaacaaatttaaaaaaaaattatgatatccATACAAACACTCATTACGAATCCGGATAACGCAGGTTTGGATAGCATAATTATCACATAAAATGcaataatatatattaacaaaattaGAAAGGGCAATGTGGTAAAATGAGATGGAATCTATATTATATTATGGTGGTAAGAAACTGAGGCATTCATGCGGGAAGCAAATAGTAGGATCCTACAGATTTGAGAGCTCatcccttcttaaaataaaaaagccTCTCAGAGCATTGCAGAGAGTTGAaaagcaaagagaaaaaaaaaataaaaaagagaggagaagaggaAGAGGGGATAATAGATAATAGAGCAAAAAAGTTCAAAGATATAAGagagaaattatataaaaattatacacaaaaaagagaaaagaaaatggttTCTAGGGAGCACAAGAGAGCAGCACTGCATGAGAAGCTTCAACTTCTTCGTTCCATTACAAACTCTCATGCTGTAATTTCTCTATATCTATTTTTCCATAACCCTTCTAAGCCCCCCTTAATTTGCTTTCATTGCTATTCAGCAGTCTTCTTTTGTGTGCCACTGTTTCTTATTGGTTTTCAATTATTCTTCTTGGAGCTATAAGGGATACTCCTCCTATATCCTATCTTTCATTGAATATTCATAATCTAGCTTGTGTTTAAATTTCTGAAATTAATGAaaagagaaaagggaaagaaagcaAGAGGAAGAAAACTTTATGTTACCCCCCCCcccaatttaattgtaaaattacatGGCATGGCAGGTGAATAAAACAACAATCATTGTGGACGCATCAAAGTACATTGAAGAGCTAAAACAGAAAGTAGAAAGATTGAATCAAGATATATCAGCTGCACAAACTTCAAATGATCAAAATGCATTGCCTATGGTaattaattttctcatatttgttcttccttttatttttggtttcaactTCAACTTAAactgtattatatttttttttttcaacataGCAGGTTGCAGTAGAAACACTAGAGAAGGGTTTTCTTATCAATGTATTTTCAGAAAAGAGCTGCCCTGGTCTGCTTGTTTCTTTATTGGAAGCCTTTGAAGAACTGGGTCTTAATATTCTTGAAGCTAGGGTTTCTTGCACTGATAGCTTTCGATTACAAGCAGTTGGTGGAGAAGTAAGCATCTGAATTTATCTTCATACATaaattatatgtgtatatttagGTTAAAGAATCGTCACAACGATctgatataaattatatatatatgttctttcTTATCCTTCAGACTAGATTTGAAACCATGATTCATTGTTCTCGAGTTATCTGATTATGATTTTGTTAATGTAGAACTATGGAttgcattataatatatattttgctttcaatttttttttggcaGAATGAAGAACAAAGTGAATCTATTGATGCACAAGTGGTGAAACAAGCAGTGTTGCAAGCTATTAAGAATTGGAGTGAGGGTACTGATCAACAGGAGTAAATGGATTTTTTGTTGTTATctattaactttctttttcatgcttttgtttttttCATATGTACCTTATTGGCAATGTCGTTTAATCAAAAATTAATCTCAAATATTGAGTGAAGTTTACCAAAATGTAATACGAGATCTACCTTTTAAGGATAACCGCATGCATGAATCAATTGGACTAAATCCAGATTCTATTAGTTTATTGTGTGCTAATTCCAGTCTAGTATCTCTTTCTGTAATtgatccaaaaagaaaaaagaaaagcccTTAGTAAAAAGGATAAAGTAATTAAGTCTAAAGCTTCTTCTTGTGAAGATTAAAAAGAAAGTTGCTTGTAAAGTTTCACCACTTACAATCAATAGTGCTtgttaaagaagaaaataaacatCAAGGTTATATAAGAAAACGATGCATCTAAATTAGGGGTAGgaccatatatatattcatataagaTTTTCAATAAAGACGATGACAAAGTG from the Gossypium hirsutum isolate 1008001.06 chromosome D09, Gossypium_hirsutum_v2.1, whole genome shotgun sequence genome contains:
- the LOC107892208 gene encoding uncharacterized protein isoform X2 → MVSREHKRAALHEKLQLLRSITNSHAVNKTTIIVDASKYIEELKQKVERLNQDISAAQTSNDQNALPMVAVETLEKGFLINVFSEKSCPGLLVSLLEAFEELGLNILEARVSCTDSFRLQAVGGENEEQSESIDAQVVKQAVLQAIKNWSEGTDQQE
- the LOC107892208 gene encoding transcription factor SCREAM2 isoform X1; this translates as MVSREHKRAALHEKLQLLRSITNSHAVNKTTIIVDASKYIEELKQKVERLNQDISAAQTSNDQNALPMQVAVETLEKGFLINVFSEKSCPGLLVSLLEAFEELGLNILEARVSCTDSFRLQAVGGENEEQSESIDAQVVKQAVLQAIKNWSEGTDQQE